The sequence below is a genomic window from Barrientosiimonas humi.
GATCCGCGCCGGCCGGCGGCGCACCGACCGTGGGACCGGTCAGGCCTCCACCTCGAGCTGGTCGGCCATCCGACGCGCCACCCGCTCCCACCGGTCCAGGGCGGGGACGTGCTCGGGAAGGGCTGCCGGGCGCACGGCACGGCAGATGCTCAGGACCCGACGCGGGATCTGTGGCGACTCCTCGCCGTAGTGCAGCACCTCTTCCAGCGCGAGGTCGACGAGCTCGGCGACCCGCTGCGGCCGGTGGACCAGGCGGACCGTGCCGTCGCGCTCGACGACGTCGGGCAGGTCGCGGCGGGCGACCAGGGCGCGCAGGATGCGGTGCAGCTCGTCGAGCACCTCGCTGGCCGTCGTCGGGTCGTTGATCCCGGGGCTGAGGGCCCGCTCGGCGATGTCGACCAGCTTGCGCACGCCGAAGCCGGGGTCCTGGTGCATGACCCGGTCCTGCTCGACCACCACCGTCCGGCGCAGCTCGTCGGCCTCGTCCTCCGGGGGCGCCGGCCAGATGCGCAGCGCGGGCGAGCCCTCGGTGACGAAGCGGCCGACGGGCAGCAGCACCTGCACGACGGCGTCGTGCTCGACGGCCCAGTCGAGCAGCCGGCGCAGCGCGATCTCGGCGATGTAGCCGTGCTCGACCGCGTCGATCTGGTGCGGGGCGGACGTCGGCGGCTCCCACTCCGGCTGCTGCGGTGCGCCGCGGTCGCCCGGCGGGAAGTAGCGCCCGATGACGTCCATCGTGTCCTCGCCCAGGTGCGACACGATCGAGGAGACCTTGATGGCGGTGGTGATGTGGTGGATGAAGGCGAGGAACATCACGACGCTGCCGAGCACGAGCAGGAACGCCAGGGTGATCGACAGCTGGGGCACGAACGACTCGGTGTCGGACGTCCCCTCGACCGAGCGCAGCACGGTCAGCGCGTAGACGAACGTCGCGGTGAAGACGCCGAGGGTGGCCTGCGTGACCCGGCTGGAGAGGAAGTCGCCCAGCACGCGCGGACTGAACTGGCTGCTGGCGAGCTGCACCACGACCATCGTGATGGAGAAGACCAGGCCGGTGACCGAGATCATCGCCCCCGCGATGGTGCCGAGCACGCTGCGCGCCCCGTCGGCCCCGCCCTGGAAGACGAACGGGAGGTCGTCGACGGCACCGCGCTCCCACTCCGGCAGCAGCACCCCGACGACGAGGGCGACGGCCACGACCGCGAGCGGCAGCGCCCAGAAGGGGCGCCACATCCGCCCCCACGTCGTGCTGCTGCGCACGGCGGGCAGGCCGCTGTCGCTCTCGCTGCCGGACGGTCGGTGCCGGTCGTCCTGTACGTCGTCCACGCCTGGTGATGCTAGGGCGTGGGTTCAGCCGGTCCGGCCGGCGGGCGGCATGACAACGGGCCGCGGAGTCTGCGCTCCGCGGCCCGTTCGTGGTGGACGTGAAGGGACTCGAACCCCTGACCTCTCGCGTGTGAAGCGAACGCTCTAACCAACTGAGCTACACGTCCTGGTGCGTCGGGAAGGATAGCCCGTCCCGGCGCCACAACCGAAATCGGGGCTACGCGCCGCCCAGCCCCGGCACCTGGCGCAGCCAGGTCTCCACCGCGTCGGGGAAGAACCCCGGGATCCCGCTGAACCGGAACAGCGCCCAGAAGATCGCGAGCACCAGGGCGAAGGTCAGCAACCCGAAGATGGCCTGCACCACGATCGACTGCCGCCGCAGCCAGCGCTCCCAGGCGCGCACCTTGCCGCGCACCCACTCCAGCACCTTCTGCGCCCACTCGAACTCCGAGGCCCAGATGCCGAGGCCGAGGAAGACGATGAGCCAGCCCGGTCCGGGGAACGGGATCGCCACGAGACCGCCGAGGACGACGATCGTGCCGATGACGGCGACCGCGATGCGATAGATCCGGCGCGACCGGGGGTTGGCGCGGATGCGCGCCCGCCAGGCCCAGTCGTCCTCGTCGGCGTCGAGCGTGCGGTTGCGGTCGACGTACTTCGCGCTGGGGTCGACGGGGCGGGACTCGTCGAACTTCGAGTCGGTCATCAGGCGGGGTCCTTCTCCTTCGCGGCGGCCGCCGCGAACGCGCGGGCCATGGCCTCGGTGAGAGGACGATCGGCGGGCAGCGAACGTTCCCCGATGGCGCTGACGCCCTGGATGTCGCGGGTCGAGGAGGTGATGAACGCCTCGTCGCAGGTGTCGAGCACCGACATGGGCAGCGTGCGCTCGCGCACCGGCAGCCCTGCGTCCTGGCCCCACTCGAGGGCGAGCGCGCGGGTGATCCCGGCCAGCGCGCCGGACTCCAGCGGCGGCGTCAGGACCTCGCCGTCGACGACGACGAAGATGTTGGACCCGGTGCCCTCGCACAGCTCGCCGCGCGTGTTGGGCAGGATCGCCTCGGTGGCGCCGGCCTCGCGGGCGGCTCGCAGCGCGACGACGTTCTCGGCGTACGACGTCGTCTTCAGCCCCGCGACCGCGCTGCGCTCGTTGCGCGTCCAGTCGACCGGGAGCACGGTCGTGGTCGCCGGAGGTGCGTCGATGGGAGAGGCCATCACGACGTACGTCATGGGCTCGCCGATGCGCTCGGAACCGAGCGGGCCCAGGCCGCCGGTGACCGTGTAGCGCAGCCGCACGAGGCCGCTCAGTCCGTCGAGCACGGCGGCGATGCCCTCGTCGAGGTAACCGCGGTCGGCGGCGGGCAGGCCGAGCCCCGCGAGCGAGCGGTCGAGCCGGTCGTGGTGCCTCGTGCGAGCGAACACCTCGCCGTCGACGACCTTGCACGTCTCGAAGACGCCGTCGCCGACCGTGAGCCCGTGATCGGTCGCGACGATCGACGGCTTGTCGTCGACCAGCTCTCCGTTGACCCACACCGTGATGGTCACGCGTGTCACCCCGTTAGTCGTTCTCCGTGACGGTGCGCGCCAGCCCCACGAGGCGACGCGCCTTCAGGGCAGTCTCCCACCACTCGCCCTCCGGGTCCGAGCCCCACGTGATGCCCGCGCCGGTGCCGAACCGCAGCCACCGCCGTCCCGCCCGGTCGTGCTCGGCCCAGAACGTGCGGATCCCTACGGCGAGTCGCGCCTCCCCCGCGTCGGCGTCGACCCAGCCGACGGCCCCGCAGTAGGGACCGCGCGGCACCGTCTCGAGGTCCCGGATCGCTGTGAGCGCAGTCGATTTCGGCGCGCCGGAGACCGAGCCGGGCGGGAAGGTGGCGGCGAGGATATCCGTCCAGGCGACGTCCGGGCGCAGCCTGCTGGTGACGGTCGAGACGAGGTGCACGAGGCCCGGGTGGTGCTCCAGCGCGCAGAGCCCGTCGACGGCCACCGTGCCCGGCTGCGCGACGTGTGACAGGTCGTTGCGCACCAGGTCGGTGATCATGACGTTCTCGGTGCGGTCCTTCGGCAGCAGCTCGTCGGCCGTCGGCGCGGTGCCCTTGATCGGCGCCGAGGTGAGCGTGTCGCCGACGCGCTCCAGGAAGAGCTCCGGCGAGGCGCACACCAGGTCGAGGCCGGCCTCGGGGATGTCGATGCGTGCGGCGTAGGGAGCCGGATTCCCTTGCCGCACAACCTGATCCAGCAGGTCCAGATCGGTCTCGGGAGCGATCTGCGTCGACAGCACCCGGCAGAGGTTGACCTGATAGACCTCGCCGGTCGAGATCCGGCGGCGGATCTCCTCCACGCCCGCGCGGTAGTCCGCCTCCGTCAGCGAGGACGTCCACGCCGCGGCCGGGTCGGCACCGTCCGGCCCGGACAGGTGGGGTTCGGGCAGGTGAGGCCCGGACAGGTGCGGGGCGGGGGTCACCTGCTCCCGACGTACGTCATCCATCCGGACGGCGGTCAGCTCGCCCTCGAAGGTGGCCACGACGACCCAGAACCCGCCGGCGTCGAGGCGCGCCGGGTCATGGGTGATCTCCGCGACGCCGCGGGCGCTGCGGTCCCCGAAGACCGCCCGCGCCCGACTCATGGCGCACAGGGTGGCACGGCCGGTCGCGGCGCGAGGCGCGGGTCAGCTCGGGCCCGGGAGGGGGCCGTCTCAGATCGTGCGAGGACGTACGAAATGCAGAAGGGTCTCCGCGGAATCCCGGGAGGGGGCCGTCTCAGATCGTGCGAGAACGTACGAAATGTGGCGCCGCTCAACGCAAACGGCCCCTGATCCGCGTTTCCGCAGGTCAGGGGCCGTTCCGTGCTGGTGGGCGATACTGGGTTTGAACCAGTGAACACGGCGTGTCGCACCCCGACCTCTGACCTGCACCAACAGGCGTCTGACCTGCTGATACGTGGCACAGTATCGCGGAACCGTGCGGAACGCAACGGAACGGAATACCATTCAGTTCTGGCACGGATCTGGCACGGGAAGGGACACTGTGAAGCACACTGGGGGCGGCAACAGCCGCGGTCGACGAGCGACCTTCGGCAGCGTCCGCAAGCTGCCCTCGGGCCGCTGGCAGGCTCGCTACACCGGCCCCGACGGCCGAGAGCACCGCGCGGAGCACACCTTCACCACCAAGACCGACGCGAACGCCTGGCTGGGCACCCGGTACGCCGACATCACTCGCGATGACTGGAAGGCCGAACGACCGCGCCGCGAAGGCATCACGTTCGCCGAGTTCGTGAAGCCGTGGGTGGAGAATCGGCGGACCAAGGACGGAGAGCCGCTCAAGCCTCGCACCCGCGACCACTACAACCGCCTGCTCGAGCGGGTACTGCTTCCGGCGTTCGGCGACCTGCGCGTCACCGACATCACGGTCGAGCACGTCGAGCAGTGGCGCACCGACATGGGGGTCAAGACGCCCACTCTGCGAGCACACTCCTACAGCCTGCTGCAGACGATCCTGGCCGACGCCGTGCAGGCGCAACACCTGAAAGCCAACCCC
It includes:
- a CDS encoding chorismate-binding protein, which codes for MSRARAVFGDRSARGVAEITHDPARLDAGGFWVVVATFEGELTAVRMDDVRREQVTPAPHLSGPHLPEPHLSGPDGADPAAAWTSSLTEADYRAGVEEIRRRISTGEVYQVNLCRVLSTQIAPETDLDLLDQVVRQGNPAPYAARIDIPEAGLDLVCASPELFLERVGDTLTSAPIKGTAPTADELLPKDRTENVMITDLVRNDLSHVAQPGTVAVDGLCALEHHPGLVHLVSTVTSRLRPDVAWTDILAATFPPGSVSGAPKSTALTAIRDLETVPRGPYCGAVGWVDADAGEARLAVGIRTFWAEHDRAGRRWLRFGTGAGITWGSDPEGEWWETALKARRLVGLARTVTEND
- a CDS encoding TIGR02611 family protein — its product is MTDSKFDESRPVDPSAKYVDRNRTLDADEDDWAWRARIRANPRSRRIYRIAVAVIGTIVVLGGLVAIPFPGPGWLIVFLGLGIWASEFEWAQKVLEWVRGKVRAWERWLRRQSIVVQAIFGLLTFALVLAIFWALFRFSGIPGFFPDAVETWLRQVPGLGGA
- a CDS encoding DUF2254 domain-containing protein; its protein translation is MDDVQDDRHRPSGSESDSGLPAVRSSTTWGRMWRPFWALPLAVVAVALVVGVLLPEWERGAVDDLPFVFQGGADGARSVLGTIAGAMISVTGLVFSITMVVVQLASSQFSPRVLGDFLSSRVTQATLGVFTATFVYALTVLRSVEGTSDTESFVPQLSITLAFLLVLGSVVMFLAFIHHITTAIKVSSIVSHLGEDTMDVIGRYFPPGDRGAPQQPEWEPPTSAPHQIDAVEHGYIAEIALRRLLDWAVEHDAVVQVLLPVGRFVTEGSPALRIWPAPPEDEADELRRTVVVEQDRVMHQDPGFGVRKLVDIAERALSPGINDPTTASEVLDELHRILRALVARRDLPDVVERDGTVRLVHRPQRVAELVDLALEEVLHYGEESPQIPRRVLSICRAVRPAALPEHVPALDRWERVARRMADQLEVEA
- a CDS encoding aminotransferase class IV encodes the protein MTITVWVNGELVDDKPSIVATDHGLTVGDGVFETCKVVDGEVFARTRHHDRLDRSLAGLGLPAADRGYLDEGIAAVLDGLSGLVRLRYTVTGGLGPLGSERIGEPMTYVVMASPIDAPPATTTVLPVDWTRNERSAVAGLKTTSYAENVVALRAAREAGATEAILPNTRGELCEGTGSNIFVVVDGEVLTPPLESGALAGITRALALEWGQDAGLPVRERTLPMSVLDTCDEAFITSSTRDIQGVSAIGERSLPADRPLTEAMARAFAAAAAKEKDPA